A single Natranaerobius thermophilus JW/NM-WN-LF DNA region contains:
- the thiS gene encoding sulfur carrier protein ThiS, translating into MTIKVNGETKQVSDNLTVNQLFWELNLKSRGKIVILNREVVHKDEWEKTQLSEGDEIEVLSMVGGG; encoded by the coding sequence ATGACAATCAAAGTTAATGGAGAAACAAAACAGGTTTCGGATAATTTAACGGTAAACCAACTTTTTTGGGAATTAAATTTAAAATCCCGCGGTAAAATTGTGATCTTAAACAGGGAAGTAGTTCACAAAGACGAATGGGAAAAGACCCAATTATCAGAAGGTGACGAAATTGAAGTATTAAGTATGGTTGGAGGTGGTTAA
- the lysA gene encoding diaminopimelate decarboxylase — translation MSESVIINEDGNLEIGGCDLVKLAQQYDTPLNILDEEHIRNKCRKYRRILEQYYPTTELAYAGKAFLSTTICKIVEEEGLFLDVVSEGELFTAVQAGFPGDKLLFHGNNKTSRELEYALDCNVGRIVVDSFLELELIEKLAQKKSTRVQIYFRVKPGIEAHTHKYILTGQEDSKFGFSLRQDDIMKAVNFAIKSSYIDLQGLHCHIGSQINESKPYRLAAKTMMELLISIQKIYNYSISELDLGGGMGIKYRSDDSKLDIDSLMNEISQLILDMAKDSKIELPKLIFEPGRSIIGEAGVMLYRVGVIKEIPGIRNYVSVDGGMSDNIRPALYGAEYSAVVANKANYPHNNSYTVVGKICESGDVLLQNIDLVDNLTPGDLLTVFSCGAYTYSMSSNYNRLPKPAVVLVNQGQADLIVRRESLEDVIQNDLIPERFRRN, via the coding sequence ATGTCAGAATCAGTAATAATCAATGAAGATGGAAATTTGGAAATAGGTGGTTGTGATTTAGTAAAATTAGCTCAACAATATGATACACCTTTGAATATATTAGATGAAGAACATATTAGGAATAAATGTAGAAAATATCGAAGAATTTTAGAACAATATTATCCTACAACTGAATTGGCTTATGCTGGTAAAGCTTTTTTGTCAACAACCATTTGTAAAATAGTTGAAGAAGAAGGCTTGTTCCTTGATGTAGTCTCGGAAGGGGAATTATTTACAGCGGTTCAGGCTGGTTTTCCTGGGGACAAGCTGTTATTTCATGGAAATAATAAAACCTCAAGAGAATTAGAATATGCCTTAGATTGTAATGTGGGAAGAATAGTAGTTGATAGCTTCTTGGAACTTGAACTGATTGAAAAGTTAGCACAAAAAAAGAGTACTAGGGTCCAAATTTATTTTAGAGTTAAACCCGGGATAGAGGCTCATACCCACAAATATATATTAACTGGTCAAGAGGACTCCAAATTTGGCTTCAGCTTACGTCAAGACGATATAATGAAAGCTGTAAACTTTGCAATCAAATCTTCATATATTGATTTACAAGGACTACACTGTCATATTGGTTCACAAATTAATGAAAGTAAACCTTATAGATTAGCTGCTAAAACCATGATGGAATTATTAATTTCAATTCAAAAAATATATAATTACAGTATTTCGGAACTGGATTTAGGTGGGGGTATGGGAATAAAATATCGAAGTGATGATTCGAAATTAGATATTGATTCACTTATGAATGAAATATCCCAACTTATCCTGGATATGGCAAAAGACTCTAAAATAGAATTGCCGAAATTAATTTTTGAACCCGGGCGTTCAATTATTGGAGAAGCGGGTGTCATGTTGTATCGTGTTGGAGTCATTAAAGAAATACCAGGTATTAGAAATTATGTTTCAGTAGACGGAGGAATGAGCGATAATATTAGACCAGCTCTTTACGGAGCTGAATACTCTGCTGTAGTGGCAAACAAGGCCAATTATCCTCATAATAATAGTTATACTGTTGTAGGTAAAATCTGTGAATCAGGTGATGTTCTCCTACAAAATATAGATTTAGTAGATAATCTAACACCTGGAGATTTACTTACCGTTTTTAGCTGTGGTGCGTATACTTATTCCATGTCAAGTAATTATAATAGACTACCAAAACCAGCAGTGGTGTTAGTAAACCAAGGTCAAGCTGATCTCATAGTTCGTCGAGAAAGTTTAGAAGATGTGATCCAAAATGACCTTATCCCAGAAAGGTTTAGGAGGAACTAA